Genomic DNA from Solanum pennellii chromosome 3, SPENNV200:
TCTGATTCAACGTGTGAACAATGGACTGGATGTTCCTTCAAGTCTATATCCAGCGGGTCGATGTAATCAGTATCCGGATGTTTGATCATTGAAGcgatggtggcaagagcatcagccaattcattctgtattctgggagtatgtTTGAACTCGATCTTGCGGAACCTTTTGCACAGATTTTGCACATATTGTACGTAAGGTACAATCTTCGGGTTCTTCACAgcccattcaccttgaacctgaTAAATCAAAAGgtctgaatctccaataaccagcAACTCGTAAACATTCATGtcgatggccattttcaaaccaagaaCACAAGCTTCGTATTCAGCCATGTTGTTTGTGCAGTTGAAGCGCAGTTTAGCCGCCATAGGATAATGCTGACCAGATTCTGATACCAAGACTGCTCCAACACCTCTACCCTGGTGATTCGCCGCTCCATCGAAGAACAATCTCCAACCTGGATAAGCTTCAGATatatcttcacccacaaataacacttcttcatcgtgaaaatacGTCTTAAGTGGTTCATATTCTTCGTCAACGGGATTTTCcgcaagatgatcagccaaagcTTGTGCCTTTATTGccttctgagtcacatacacgATATCAAACTCGCTCAATAGCATTTGCCATTTAGCTAACTTCCCAGTCGGCATCGCTTTCTGGAAGATGTACTTCAACGGATCCATTCTGGAGATAAGATATGTAGTATATGACGACAAATAGTGTCTCAGCTTCTGGGCAAGCCACGTCAGAGCACAACATGTTCTCTCCAGCAAAGTGTATCGAGACTCGCACGGAGTAAATTTCTTGCTTATGTAGTAGATAgccttttctttctttcctgTCTCGTCATGTTGACCGAGTACACATCCAAAGGCGTTATCTGAAACAGACAAATACAGCAGCAATGAACTCCCTTCTCGCGGAGGAACCAACACTGGTGGGTTAGACAAATAGCTCTTAATAGCGTCAAAAGCAATTTGGCACTCCTCGGTCCACTTAGTCGGGGCGTCTTTCTTCAGCAACTTGAAAATGGGCTCACATACCACTGTCGATTGTGCTATAAACCGGCTGATATAATTTAACCTCcccaagaaactcatcacctcttttcttGTCTTCGGTGGAGGcaactcttgaattgctttatCTTCGAGGGGTCAAGCTCAATACCtcttctgctgactataaacCCCAACAACTTCCCAGCTGGGACTCCAAAAGCACATTTGGCGGGATTTAGCTTCAAGTTGTACCGACGCAAACGTTCAAAGAATTTTCTCAGGTGTGTCAAATGATCCGAACTCTCGCGGTATTTGATTATGACGTCGTCCACGTATACTTCAATTTCCTTGTGGATCATGTCGTGAAAGATGGTCGTCATGGCTCTCATGTAAGTAGCACCGGCGTTCTTCAGGCCGAACGGCATTACCCTGTAGTGATACACACCCCAAGGTGTGATGAATGCCGTTTTTTCCGCGTCTTCTTCATCCATCAGAATCTGGTGATACCCTGcataacaatccacaaatgactgcATCTCATGTTTGGCACAGTTGTCAATCAGAATGTGGATGTTAGGcaacggaaaattatcctttggACTAGCCTTGTTGAGATCTCTGTAATCAACACAAATCCTGATTTTTCCATCTTTCTTGGCGACCGGAACAACATTTGCCAACCAGGTGGGATACTGCGTTACTTCTACCAATCGAGACTCTATCTGCTTGGTGATTTCCTCCTTAATCTTCAAACTCAAATCAGGCTTGAATTTCCGAGTCTTTTGTTTCACCGGCTCGAACCCTGGGTTGATAGGCAGCTTATGAGATACGACATTAGTACTCAACCCCTGCATGTCATCGACCTCCCACACAAACACATCACTGTATTCGTCAAGCAAATGAACAAGGCTCTCTTCTGAGTTTCATTCAGGTGGGTGCTGATCTTAACCTCTTTGACACATTCTGAATCTCCCAAATTCACCGTCTCTGTTTCTTCCAGATTCGGTTTATGTTGATTCTCGAACTGTCGAAATTCTTCTGCCACATAATCCGGTTCCCCACTTTCTTCATAGTCGTCAACCTCATCGTCATTTGCCTCATTTTGCTCGTTTAActcatgacatgacatgacattggcaggtttGTAACTTACgttactgaaatcataaacagacaAAATTAGGGAAGTAAAATATgagaatcaattaaataaacaaagttaaaataaggaggctttcatttaaatcaaacaaaaatacaaacttGGGTCATGGCGCAAGGTCATGTCGCCCTTTTTTAAACATCACGacgaaaattcaaaattcaagcaATTTAAGAAAATGCAGAAATGGTGGGTCTCAGGCCTCTTCCGGACGACCACCGATTTTGATATGCATAAAACAATTCCTTTCTACCAAAGAGTCCGGGACATCAAGATTGGCGTGGAAGTCCAATTCTGCAGCATCTCCTCTGGTTCCGCATCACGAATGCCAGCTGGCTCGACCTCCTCCTCGATAACAGCGTGAATCTCCTCGAAAAGgtcacagattccttccccaTTGTCTTCGGGCTCAGCATGCTCCCGGACTGGAAAGGATTGATAGAGATGTGGGATCGGTTTAGTCAACTCTTGATCCCTTCTCCTCTTCATCTTCATATCATCATctgtggggatgtaccccaaaccatacTTTGATCCTGTAGCAAGGACCGGAACTGGCTCGATGATCCCTTGGGCATTCCTTCCTAATCCGAAACCTGGTTCGAATCCGCTCTGCAGCATTACCGTGGCAATCATTCTGTACACGGCCGGCATGGGAGTCTGCGGGGCCAAGCCCTCATCGGTGGTGTTTACCAACTCCACTGTGTAGAAGTCCGAACCTTGCGGCGTCTCGTCCAAGACCGGCACCTGCTTTCCCGAGTGGCCCTTTTCACCATGGATAACCAGTTCTTCATTTTTCCACACCAGTTTCATCATTTGGTGGAGAGTGGAGGGGACGGCTCCATCCAGGTGAATGAATGGCCTTCCCAAAAGGAGGTTATAGCTGGTGTCGATATCCAACACCTGGAATTTTGCCTCGAACTCCGCGGGGCCCATTTGGATGGTCAGGTTCACAGCTCCCAACGTGTCTCTCTGCACACCGTTGAATGCTCTCACATTGACCTGGTTTTGCTCCAACTTTCCGAGGTCAAACCTCAGCTGCTTCAGTGTGGACAAGGGGCATATGTTCAGGCCAGATCCGTCGTCTACCAAAACACGGTTGACGATTTTTCCGCGGCATACCACGGTGATGTGTAGAGCTTTGTTGTGGGCCCTCCCTTCGGCCGGCAATTCATCATCGCAGAAGCTGATGCGGTGTCCCTGAATGACTCGGTGAATAATAGCAGCTACATTGTCGCTGCTCGTACCTGAGGGCACATACGTGTCATCCAAGGCTTTCATCAAAGCCTGTCTGTGTGACCAGGAGCTCATCAATAGGGCCCACACAGAAATCTGGGCTGGAGTCTTCTCCAAGTGCTTGACAATGGAGTAGTCTTTGGGTTGCATTCTCCTCCAGAACTCCTCAGCTTCTGCTTCGCTGATCGGTCTCTTGGCATGATCTTTCTTTTGTCCTCCGAGAGCAAGCTCGTCGGGAGTATAACATCTGCCAGATCTAGTCATGCCTTGAGCCACGGCCGTTTCTATAACAAACTTGGGCTTGGCGAGAATCTTTGCGGGCACCAAGCAACAGCCTTTGCAGGTGTCAGAATGACAAACTCTCCCCTTTCCCTGACGCTCAAAGAAGCGACAGCCTTTTCCAAGTCTTCCTGAACAACAGGAGTAATTCTCTTGGCTTCACGCTCATCTTCGTCAGTTTCtatcatgttgatgtttccaCCCCCATGATTTGGCAACGGATTCGTGTTGACATTTGGCGCCGCAGGCTGAAGGGAGACCACTTCCTGGTCAATCAAGTCCTGGATCTTGTGCTTGAGATTGATACAGTCTTCTGTATCATGTccaacactgttggaatgataagcacacCTCTGCTCCGGTCTGTAGAATCTGGAATTGACATCCACGGGCTTGGGCCCCACGGGGTGGATGTATCCGGCCGCGGCTAATCTTTCGAACAATTTAGTTCTGCTTTCAGCCAACGCGATGAAGCTTCTGGAGGGCTTCTTCTCAAACCTGGGGCGAGGGGGATCATACCCGCCCTGCTGAGGGGGAGGGACTTGTTGGTAATTGCGGGCGTTTGGTCGTGGAGCTTGGGTTCTGGGGTAGGGATTTGTTTGATAGTTTGGCATTGGGGCTTGGTAATTTGGATGGGGGCTTTGATATGCTGGGGTTTGTATTTGATATGCGGGGGACGGTGCTCGATAGCTTGGCTGTACATTAGCGCAGCTGGGAGCGACATTCTGGTAATGGGGAGGGACTTGATAAGCTTGGGGGTAGTTTGGATATATGGAGGGAAAATTTTG
This window encodes:
- the LOC107013502 gene encoding uncharacterized protein LOC107013502 → MTRSGRCYTPDELALGGQKKDHAKRPISEAEAEEFWRRMQPKDYSIVKHLEKTPAQISVWALLMSSWSHRQALMKALDDTYVPSGTSSDNVAAIIHRVIQGHRISFCDDELPAEGRAHNKALHITVVCRGKIVNRVLVDDGSGLNICPLSTLKQLRFDLGKLEQNQVNVRAFNGVQRDTLGAVNLTIQMGPAEFEAKFQVLDIDTSYNLLLGRPFIHLDGAVPSTLHQMMKLVWKNEELVIHGEKGHSGKQVPVLDETPQGSDFYTVELVNTTDEGLAPQTPMPAVYRMIATVMLQSGFEPGFGLGRNAQGIIEPVPVLATGSKYGLGYIPTDDDMKMKRRRDQELTKPIPHLYQSFPVREHAEPEDNGEGICDLFEEIHAVIEEEVEPAGIRDAEPEEMLQNWTSTPILMSRTLCNVSYKPANVMSCHELNEQNEANDDEVDDYEESGEPDYVAEEFRQFENQHKPNLEETETVNLGDSECVKEVDDMQGLSTNVVSHKLPINPGFEPVKQKTRKFKPDLSLKIKEEITKQIESRLVEVTQYPTWLANVVPVAKKDGKIRICVDYRDLNKASPKDNFPLPNIHILIDNCAKHEMQSFVDCYAGYHQILMDEEDAEKTAFITPWGVYHYRVMPFGLKNAGATYMRAMTTIFHDMIHKEIEVYVDDVIIKYRESSDHLTHLRKFFERLRRYNLKLNPAKCAFGVPAGKLLGFIVSRRGIELDPSKIKQFKSCLHRRQEKR